DNA from Nitrospina gracilis Nb-211:
ATGAGTTCGTATTTGGAGGAGTCGGCGTCGGCGTTTTCCACCATCATGGCGATGGGACTGCCGGTGGTCTTGCCCTGGAACACGCCGGACAGGATGCGGATCTGATCCGGTTCCTTGCGCGTGGTGGTGACTTTGCTCTGGCCCGTTCTGCGGCGGTCGAGTTCTTTTTGAATCTCTTCGGCAGTGATGGGCAGTCCGGCAGGACAGCCGTCGATGACCACCCCGATGGACTCGCCGTGAGACTCGCCCCACGTCGAAATGCGAAACAGTTGTCCAAAAGTGTTGCCGGGCATGGCGTACTGGTTTCCGTTTTATGAAAGCGGTTACAGGCGGGCTGGCGCGGAAACGCGCATCCTCCGGGGTCAGCCGGGGTTCAAGCACAAAAAAAGCAGGGCAAACCCTGCTGGCTCAACCTGCCTTCCGATCGAAGTTGTGGGGGAGAGGAATGCGTAAAATCAAAGGGTTAATCGTCATCGTCGAAGGAATTGTCGTCGCCGGCGGCCTGATCGTCCACCAACTCCCGCAACTCTTTACCCGCCTTGAAAAAGGGGACGCGTTTGGCTGGGACGTCCACCCGGTCGCCGGATTTCGGATTCCTGCCAATGCGGGCATTACGGCTTCTTACCCGGAAACTGCCGAAGCCTCTCAGTTCCACTTTTTTACCTTCGGCCAAAGACTCGGTGATGCTTTGAAAAACTGTGTTTACGACAACCTCAGTTTGCTTTTTGGTCAAATTGATTTGTGCCGAAACTTTTTCAACCAACTCCGCCTTGGTCATTCAAATCTCCCCCTGAAAGATTGATTTTTGCCGAAAGTATATCACTAAGGTCAACGAAGTCAAGAGTTTTGCAGGCTTTACGGGATTTGATTCGAGAAATCGAAATTATCCGAGATGGGTCGAAGCCGGGAATAAAAATGGAAAAATATCGGATTTACTAAAAATTTTAGGTGACTCGTGACGTTTTTGAACGGGCAGGCGAAAATCTTATAACTTATTGAATAATAAAGCTATGGAAGCCAGAGGTAGAGCAGGCGGGGCAGTTGCGTGGGCCACAGGGAGGTTTCGAGGCTTTCGCTGACATTGGCTCCCAGCAGGATTTCTAGCAGGCTCTTTTCGGGCCGTTCCACCACAACCCGGGGGCGGCCTTGAATGCCCACTGCCTTCGCCAACTGCTGGATGGTTTCTTCCAGCCCGCCCATGTCGTCCACCAGCTTGTAGCCTTGTGCCTGCTTGCCGGTGAAGACGCGACCGTCCGCCAGGCTGCGCGCGGTTTTCATATCCAGCCCGCGCCCTTCCGCCACGGCGGTGATGAACTGGTTGTGCACGTCATCGGAAACCTTCTGCATGTAACGCCGCTCGGTCTTGGTCATGGGCCGCGTCGGCGAGCCGATGTCCTTGTACTTGCCGCTTTTGATGACTTCCGGTTTGATGCCGATCTTGCCGATCAGTTCGCTGGCGTTGGTGAAGGCCATGATGACGCCGATGCTCCCGGTCAGGGTGCCGGGGTTGGCGTAGATGCGGTCGGTGGCGCAGGCGATGTAGTAGCCGCCGGACGCGGCCATGGAGCCCATGGAGGTGTAGATGGGTTTTTTGTCGGCGCGGATACGCAGGACCTCTTCATAGATTTCCTGCGACGGTGCCACGCCGCCGCCGGGGGAGTCCACACGCAGGACGATGGCCTTGATCTCGGCGTCGCGCCGGTAATTGGACAACTGGCGGACGATGTCGCCGGAGTCCATGATGACGCCGGTGACTTCAACCAGCGCGATCTTCTCGCGCCCGTTGAACTCGCCGTCGCCCAGGAAACGGCCGAGCAGGGACGACCCGGCAAACAACGCCAGCAGGATGAACAGGAACCACCAGAATCCTCTGCTGAAGCTCCTGCGTTCCTTTTTGCCGGAATCTTTCGCCGGATTGTCCATGCGCCGTATCCTTTATGAATGAAAAGGAACCCTCCGGTCAGGAGGATTCCCCTTCCTCTTTCGACTCGTCATCGAGTTGCACGTCCTCGATCTCCGAAGGATCGAGGTTTTCCTCGTACGCCTTGATGCTGAGGCCGATCTTCTTGTTGGCCGTGTCCACCTTGATGACCTTGGCCTTGATCTCGTCACCCACCTTCACCACCTTTTCCGGATGCGTGACTTTTTTCGAACTCAACTGCGACACGTGGATCAGGCCTTCCAGCCCGTCGTCGAACTCCGCGAACGCACCGAAGCCGGTGACCTTCACGATGGTGCCGGCGATCTCCTTGCCCAGCGGATACTGCTCGGGGATGTCGTCCCACGGGTCGGCCTCCAACTGCTTCATGCCGAGGGAGATGCGGCAGTTGTCTTTGTCGATGTTCAACACCACCGCCTGCACCTTGTCTTTTTTCTTGAGCAGTTCGGAGGGGTGCTTGATCTTCTTGTTCCACGACATGTCGGAGATGTGAATCAGGCCATCGACGCCGTCCTCGAGTTCCACGAACGCGCCGAACTCGGTGAGGTTGCGCACGATGCCCTCGGCGGTGGAGCCGATCGGGTACTTCTCCTCGATGTTTTCCCACGGGTTGGGCTCGGTCTGCTTCATGCCCAGAGAGATGCGTTTCTTTTCCTTGTCGAGCGTCAGCACCACCGCCTCGACGCTGTCGCCGATGCTCACCATCTTGCTGGGGTGTTTCACGTGGCGGCTCCACGACATCTCGGAGACGTGCACCAGGCCCTCGATGCCTTTCTCCAGCTCGACGAACGCGCCGTAATCGGTGATGGACACCACCTTGCCGTTGATGCGGGTATTGACCGGGTACTTCTGGTCGACGTCCACCCACGGGTCCGGGGTGATCTGCTTGAGGCCCAGGGAGACGCGCTCTTTTTCCTTATCGTACTTGAGCACCATGACGGTGACCTTGTCGCCGATGGAGAACATTTCCGAGGGATGGTTGACGCGGCCCCAGGACATGTCGGTGATGTGAAGCAGGCCGTCGATGCCGCCCAGGTCGATGAACACACCGTAGTCGGTGATGTTCTTGACGATGCCGTCCACCTGGTTGCCTTCCTCCATTTTCTGGAGGGTGTCGGCGCGCGCGTGCTTGCGCTCCTCTTCCAGCAAAACACGGCGGGAGAGCACGATGTTGCCGCGCTTCTTGTTCATCTTGATGATCTTCATCTTGAACTTTTCGCCGATCAGCTTTTCCAGGTTGCGCACCGGCCGCAGGTCGATCTGCGAACCCGGCAGGAAGGCTTTCAGACCGATGTCCACCGTCAGGCCGCCTTTCGCCTTGGCGACCACGGTGCCTTCGATGATCTCTTCCGCTTCGAAGGCTTTGACCAGCTTCTCCCAGATTTTGATCTTGTTCGCCTTTTCCTTGGACAGGACGACGATGCCGTCTTGGTCCTCCACCCGCTCCAGGTACACCTCGACTTCGTCGCCGATGTTGAGCGGTTTCTCGCTTTCCGGGAATTCGTTGAGATTGATGACGCCTTCGGATTTGAAGCCGACATCGACGGTCACCATGCCGTTGCCGACGTTGAGCACGCGTCCGTTGATGATTTCGCCTTCGCGGAATCCGGTCATGCTTTTTTCCAGGTAGGCTTCCATCTCTGCCCGGATCTGCTTATCTTCTTCGGTCATTTCTTCGACGGTTTCGTCGAGATCAAAATCTGTGTTACTCACAATGATTGTCCTCCAGGATGCACCAGGTACTGCTGTTAAAGGTTAATAATCCAGTTACGATTTGCTTTTCATTTCTTCGGGTGTGGATTCGATGACCCGCACCATTTTTTCCACCACGTCGTCGATGCTGAGGGAAGTGGTGTCGATCCACACCGCATCGTCCGCTGCCTTGAGCGGCGAGGCGGCGCGGGTTTTGTCTTCGTGGTCGCGTTGCCGCACCTGCTCGACGATCTGGTCGAAGTCGAGATTTGCGTTCGCGGCCTTCATCTCGTCGTAGCGCCGCCTTGCGCGTTCCACGGGGTCGGCGTCGAGATAAAACTTTTTCTGTGCGTCGGGAAAAACGACGGTGCCGATGTCGCGTCCGTCCATCACCACGTCGTGTTTCTTTCCCATCTCCCGTTGTTTGGAGACGAGGATTTCCCGCACCTCCGGGTTGGCCGCCACCACCGCGGCCATGCGGCCGACGGTCTCGTTTTTGAGGTCGCGCGTGAGTTCTTTTCCTTCCACGAACACGCGCTGACTGCCGTCTTCCGCCGGTTGAAATTCGATATTGAGGTTCGCCGCCACCTTCGCGGTCTCCTCCCGGTTTTTGGGGTCGAGGCCCAACTGGTTCGCTTTCCACGCTACGGCGCGGTACATGGAGCCGGTCTCGATGTACCGGAACTTGAGCCGCCGGGCGACCATGCGCGCGACCGTGCTCTTGCCGCTTCCCGCGGGTCCGTCTATGGCTACGATCATGAGTTCTGTCCTACCAGTTTGCCACGGTGTCCATTGGCGTTTTTAAAAGATTTTTCCAGGCCCGCGCCGTCGCCCTGCTCGATCTGCTTGCGGATGTCTTCCAGTGATTGGGAGAAACGGCCGATCAGGTCCAGCACATGCGTTTTGTTGGCGAGGCAGATGTCGCGCCACATTACGGGGTCGCTGGATGCGATGCGGGTGATGTCGCGCAGGCCGCCTGCCGACAGGTTCAGGATGTCTTCCTGGTCCGAGGTCTTGAGCTGGCCGATGGCGTTGATCAGCGCGAAGGCCACCACATGCGGCAGGTGGCTGACGGCGCCGTAAATGAAATCGTGTTCGTCCGCAGTGAGGATCTGCACGCGCATACCCACCGCTTCCCAGAATTTCTGAATGCGTTCGAGCGCCGCCGGGTCGGTGTTCTCCGTCGGCGTCAGGATGCAACGCGCGCCTTCATAGAGATCGGCGGTCGAGGCGTCGAGTCCCGATTTCTCCGCCCCGGCGATCGGGTGCGCCGGTACGTAATGCACGCCCTCGGGCAGAAGCGGCTCGATGTCCCGCACCAGCGGCGCTTTGACGGAGCCGACATCGGTGACGAGGCACCCGGCGCTCAGGTGCGGCGCCATCTCGCGGAAGCGGTCGGCAATGCTGGCCACCGGCGAGCAGAGAACGACGAGGTCGGCCCCGGCCACCGCGTCTTTCAGGTCGGTGGTGCCGTGGTCGATGACGCCCTGTTCCCCGGCGCGCTTCAGGTTGTCGGCGCTCCGGCCGAACCCGGCGATGTTGTCCGCCAGCTTGCGCTCTTTGCACACCTTGGCGAGCGAAGCCCCCAACAGGCCGACGCCGATGATGGTTATTTTGGAAAATGGTTGCATAACGTTCAGCCGTTCCACGGATACGAGCCGAGCACGCGGAAATACATGCACCGCTTGCTGACGGTCTTGATGACTTTGTCGATGCCGGGATCGTCGATGTGTCCTTCAAAATCGACGAAAAACAGGTACTCCCACGACCGGTTGCGCAGGGGCCGCGATTGAATCTTGGTCAGATTGATTTCGTTGCGCCCGAACACCTGCAGGATTTTGAGCAGGGATCCCGCTTCGTCCTGAATGGAAAACATGACCGAGGTCTTGTTGCGCTTCGCCTTCTTTGCGGGTTCCTTGCCGATCACCAGGAACCGCGTCGTGTTCTGCGCGCGGTCTTCTATTTTTTCGGCGATGATTTTGAGATCGTAAAATTCGGCGGCCAGTTTGCCGGCGATGGCGGCGGCGTGCTTGTGTTTGCTCGCCACCTCCGCGGCAACGGCGGTGCTGGACGTCGGGATCTGATCGATGCCCGCCGCGTGGCGGTTCAGCCAGCTCCGGCACTGCGCGAACGGTTGCGGGTGCGAGTAGATTTCCTTGATGTCGTCGAGGTTGCCGGTTTTCGACAGCAGGTACAGGTTGATGCCGAGCAGGACTTCGTCCGAGATGTACAGGTTGGAATCGACGAAGCAGTCGAGCGTCAGGTTGACCACACCTTCGGTGGAGTTTTCGATGGGCACGATGCCGTAATCGACATGCCCACGCTCGACCATGGAGAAAATGGACTCGATGGATGCCGCCGGCTCGAACGCGGACGAGTGCCCGAACGCCTTGATCGCCGCCTGGTGGGAGAACGTGGTCTCCGGACCGAGGTACGCAATGCGCAGGGGTTTTTCCAGCGCCAACGTGGCGGAAAAGATTTCGCGGAAAATGGATTCGATGGAGTGCGCAGGCAGGGGCCCCGTGTTGAGGCGCTTCATGCGCTCGAAGATTTCACGTTCCCGGTGCGGGACGTGGAAATGATTCGATTCGTTCCTTTTGCTTTTCTCTTTGCCGATTTTGATGGCCAGATCGGCGCGCCGATTGAAAAGCTCTAACAGCTTTTCATCGATCTTGTCAATCCGGTCACGGATCTCGTCAATTTTGCCCAAACGTGTGTTACCGCCTTTTCTTGGAATTTCCCTGAGGGAGGCCTTGATGATTCCACACTTCCCGCCTAAAATGCAAGCACTATTTACCGGGTTAATCCATTGTAATCAGGGAGAGAAACCATCATGATCCTTTTGGAATTCAGCATGTCACCGATGGACAAGGGGGAGAGCCTGAGCCCCTACGTCAGCCGTTCTCTGGATATCGTATCGAAAAGCGGAATTCCCTACCGCCTGACGCCCATGGGCACCTGCCTGGAAGGCGAGTGGGACGAGGTGATGGGCGTTATCAAGCAGTGCTACGAAAAGATGAGCTCCGACTGCAACCGCATCACCTGCTCGATCAAGATCGACTACCGGAAAGGCAAATCGGGCCGGCTCGACTCGAAGATCGCCTCCGTCGAAAAACACCTCGGCCGCGAGGTGAATAAGTAACCTCTGCGGACAAAGCCGGCCAGTGAAGTCGAAGTGATCTGATCCGGCTCCCCCTTCGGAGAAGGGGGAGCCGCACCAGGCGCGGAGCGAACCGGCTAATGCCTTGAGGGTGAACGATGGTCTTCCAGCGCATCCCAAAGACAACCCGTAGTTTCCGGGCTCAGCCCGGTCAATAATAAATCACCATGTCCAGCGTAGAGCGCCAGTTGAACAGGTCCTCCCTGCCGCTCATCGGCACTTCATACGACCAGCCCAGCAGAATGTGTTCCAGAAGGTGATAGCGGAAGCCCCCGGCCACGGTGGCGACCGTCCCGGCGTTGGAGGCACCCAGATTCACCAGGTCCGCCCCTTCCACAGTGGACAAAACGGGAGGCGTGCGGTTGGCGTCGTTCACCACGGTGTAGACGTTGCCTTCCACGAAGGGAAAAAAGCGCTGATGGATTTCGAAGTCGGCATGCGCCCCGGCATGGAACAGGGAGGTATCAACGTCCGTATCCATTGCCTGATTCAAGCCGATATTGCTCTGCAAACCCAGCTTGCCGAACCGCTTCGCACCCGTTACAAAAAAATCGAGAAATCCCTTGGAACGCCCTCCCTGCAGGCGGGTGCCCGTGGTGCCTTCGATCAGGTTGCCGGACGGCGCTTCGTATTCGATTCCGATGGTCAGGATGCCCTCGTCCTCGGGCCGGTTGATCAACGCGTATTTAAATCCGAAGGCGATGTTGACGAAACCTTCGTCATCGGTCAGCGTGTTGTCGAAATCCAGGTTGGCGTAGCCGTCCTTGGTGGCGATGAAGCCGAGCCGTTCGGTGAGTGCCACGCGTGCCTGCAGGGCGATGACATCGATGGTGCCATCCACAGGAAGTCCGGCGACGGTGCCGGGCACGCCCTGGCGGATCCAGATGGGCCTGAGCTCGGTAGTGATGTAGGGGGTTTCGTTGAACAGGGGATTGGACACGGGCGGCACGTAGGTTTTGTGCCCGCCTTCGCCCAGCGAACCTTTCAGGTTGAAGTCAAACGCGAGGGCTGTCTGCGCCGCCGCCAGCCATACAACCACTGCTCCCATCAGGAATAATTTCTTGAAAACCATGGCATTTCTCCTCCTTCGTTTCCAGCCTCGGCATGGTGCCGTGCCATCCCCGGGAACCCCGTGTTCCCGATACCAGACAGCGTTTGGAATTGGAATATGAAATTGCGAGTTTGCGCATTTGGGTTTTCAAGATCTCATCAAAGCGATGGAGTCTTTTGGCGGGGTGGAGTGGAGCGGGGCTTCGTCGCGGATGCCGGAATGCCCGCCGTGTCCGGCGGTCAGCATATCGTGAACGACCTCCACCATCTCCGGTTCAACCCACACCGGTTCGTCTTTTCCAGCATTAGAAGGACTTCTAGATGCTGTCGGCGCCTATAATAGCACCCGTTTTGTAGTAAGAAAAGGGGTTATGAGACCAAAAAGGCATTAAAGATTGGGGCGGGATCACCCCCACGCCTGGGAGGCGAGGGCGAACAGGTGGTCGCGTTTGCCGGGGAGCGACGGGGCGTCTTTCACCATCACCGGCTGGGTGTCGAGTTCCTTGAAGCCTGCGTCCAGCAGGGTCTGCACCAGGTCTTTGCGGCGGCTGGAGACGTCGATGCGCACCGGGCCGCCGTTGTGCTCCTCCATCAATGCGGAGATGAGGTCGATCGCCGAGAAGCGGTTGAAGGCGATGAGCGGGCCGATGAGCAACTGTTTGTCCTGCTTCACGCCCATCGCGTAGCCCAGCAGGGTGCCCTGCGGGTTGGTGATGCGGAGCGTCTTTTCGGTCTGCCGGTAGCGGATGCGGAGCAGTTGCGACCGGTCCGCGCCCACCACCTGCTGGTCCACGGAAAGCACGGGCGCGAGGTCCTGTTCCATGAGCGGCTGGATGCTTTGTTGCAGGGAAAAGGTGGAGACGGGCGGCGGGGTGTTTGGCGGCGCTTCCAGTTTGTGGATGCGTTCCACCTCGTGGAAACCGAGCTTCTCGTAATATTCTTTCAGGCGGCTTCCCGCCACCAGCATCATCGGCTTGTTTTGCGGCTCGCGCCGATCGAGCAGATGTTGCACGATCTTTTTCCCCACACCTTTTTTCTGCCGGGATGGGGTGACCAGCAACATGCCGAGAGTGCACAGGGCGGGGCCGTAGTCGAACAGGGCGCCGCAGGCGGTGGGGGTGCCGGAGGCATCGCGCTCACCGCACACGTATCCGGATTCCAGGATGGCTTCCCAGTCGGCTTGCGTGTGCTCCCAGCCCGCTTCCTCCGAGAGGGTTTTCAGGCCGGGGAGATCGTCTTTGGAAAACGCCTCCATATAGGGCCGTCATTATAAACGGTTCAGGGAAGCTCCTCCAGTTTTTCCACCAGCAGGCTTTGGATGATCTGTTCCTTGATGCGCTGAATGAGGGGCTGGAACAGGATTTTGCCGCCGCGCAGGGACACGGAAAAGATGTCGATGCCGCGCCCGCCGCGGGTGGCGATCTTCGCCCGGTGCAGTTCGATGCCGAACTGTGCCAGCGTGTACACGATCTTGTACAGCATGCCGGGGTGGTCGCGCGCTTCGATGCGCACGCGGGTGAAACGGTCTTCGGGAAAGTTCTCGATCTGGATTTTGGGTTCGATGCCCTCGTTCTCGCGGCTTTTTTTGTGGAAGCGCGTGCGGTTGCGGAGCAGTTCGGTGAGCGTCGTTTTGCGTTCGAGGACGCGGATCACATTGTCTTCCACCTCGCGCCAGACGGCGGGCACGTCGTCGTGCACGTTCTGGATTTCGCGGGCGCTGACCTGGATGATGAGGATGGTCAGGCCGTCGTTCCCCGCAAAGATCTGTGCACCCAGGATGTTCATCGCCTTGGCGGTGAGGGTGCCGACGAGGTTTTTGAACAGGTGGATGTCGCTGGGTCCGGCCACCACCAGGTTGTAGAACCCGCCTTTTTCATGGTACGTCGCCTTCAGGCTGAACGGCCGCTCTCCCATGTTTTGGATGAGGCGGATGTGGTCGGCGATGTCCTCCGACGACTCGGTCAGGAAGTAATCCTCCGGCATCGACTCCATGTGATCGCTGATGACGGAGCGGTCGAACTCGTCGGCCAGCAGGCTGTACACGGCGTTGCGCGTGGCCTTGGGTTTTTCATCGATGGATTCCGGCCGCATCAGGTAGTTGCGGGTGCGGTGATACAACTCGGTGAGCAGGATGTTTTTCCAGTCCGTCCACGTCTCCGGCGCCACCGCCCTCAGGTCCGCGTAACTCATCAGCAATAGAAGGTCCAGCCGTTCCGTTTGACCCGTCAGCCTGCCCAGTTCGCGGATGGTCGGAGGGTGATGGATGTCGTGATGGAACGCGAGTTCGTTCATCATGTTCTTGTGTTTCACCAGAAAGTGCAGAGTGCCTTCCTGTTTCGGCGTCAATTGCAGGCGCTGAGACACTTCCGTAAGCGGACTTTTCTGCTCGCCGCCGTTCAGCTCGTCCGGCCGGTTGCCGAAAGTCTGGAGCAGGCACGCCAGCTTCAGGATGCTCCGGTCGGCCAGCCCGGTATAGACCTGCTTCAGCTTGTCGAGGTTGATCTCCTTCGAGGTTTCCAGTTCCTCCAAAAACCGCACCATGCGGAGCGCGTGTTCGTCGCTGGTGTAGCGGTGATAGAAATCGTAATGCACCTCGAACAGCGACTCCTCGAATTCCGGAAGCAGTTGACCCAGCACCCCCGCCTCGTGCAGTTGGCGGAGTTGAGGGAAAGCCTGGTTGGACCGCAACAGGTCGAACAGGAAACTGATGGCCTGCCGGCCGCGGATGAAGTCTTCGTTCAATAGATGTTTGTTCAGGCGGATGAGGCGTTTGAGGTGCGCGCCGGGCTCCAGTTTGTGGTCACGGCACAGGGTGAAGGCGGTGAGGAGAAGCGAGCGGTCCTTGGCGAATATGTCGTCGGCGTGGTCCGCCACGCGCAGTTGCGATTTGTAGGCGAAAAACCCGTGGCCCAGTTTTTTCTGCTGAAACGAGGTGATCACCTTCTGAATGAGGGGACGCGACTCCAGGCAACGGTGCAGGACCGCCTCCGAGATGGTGCGGATGTGCGTTGCGTGACGGAAGTACTCGCGCATGAACCGCTCCACCGCCACCGCGCCATGGCCCTCGAATCCCAGGTGGTGGGCGAGGTCCATCTGGATGGACCGCGTCAGCACATCGGCTTTCTTGCCCGTCAGGTAATGCAGTTCGTTGCGTACCCGCAGCAGAAAGTTCACGGACTTCTTGATCGTCTGCAATTCCTCCGCGTCCAGGATGTCCTCGCGGTTGATCT
Protein-coding regions in this window:
- a CDS encoding integration host factor subunit beta gives rise to the protein MTKAELVEKVSAQINLTKKQTEVVVNTVFQSITESLAEGKKVELRGFGSFRVRSRNARIGRNPKSGDRVDVPAKRVPFFKAGKELRELVDDQAAGDDNSFDDDD
- the sppA gene encoding signal peptide peptidase SppA, whose protein sequence is MDNPAKDSGKKERRSFSRGFWWFLFILLALFAGSSLLGRFLGDGEFNGREKIALVEVTGVIMDSGDIVRQLSNYRRDAEIKAIVLRVDSPGGGVAPSQEIYEEVLRIRADKKPIYTSMGSMAASGGYYIACATDRIYANPGTLTGSIGVIMAFTNASELIGKIGIKPEVIKSGKYKDIGSPTRPMTKTERRYMQKVSDDVHNQFITAVAEGRGLDMKTARSLADGRVFTGKQAQGYKLVDDMGGLEETIQQLAKAVGIQGRPRVVVERPEKSLLEILLGANVSESLETSLWPTQLPRLLYLWLP
- a CDS encoding 30S ribosomal protein S1, whose product is MSNTDFDLDETVEEMTEEDKQIRAEMEAYLEKSMTGFREGEIINGRVLNVGNGMVTVDVGFKSEGVINLNEFPESEKPLNIGDEVEVYLERVEDQDGIVVLSKEKANKIKIWEKLVKAFEAEEIIEGTVVAKAKGGLTVDIGLKAFLPGSQIDLRPVRNLEKLIGEKFKMKIIKMNKKRGNIVLSRRVLLEEERKHARADTLQKMEEGNQVDGIVKNITDYGVFIDLGGIDGLLHITDMSWGRVNHPSEMFSIGDKVTVMVLKYDKEKERVSLGLKQITPDPWVDVDQKYPVNTRINGKVVSITDYGAFVELEKGIEGLVHVSEMSWSRHVKHPSKMVSIGDSVEAVVLTLDKEKKRISLGMKQTEPNPWENIEEKYPIGSTAEGIVRNLTEFGAFVELEDGVDGLIHISDMSWNKKIKHPSELLKKKDKVQAVVLNIDKDNCRISLGMKQLEADPWDDIPEQYPLGKEIAGTIVKVTGFGAFAEFDDGLEGLIHVSQLSSKKVTHPEKVVKVGDEIKAKVIKVDTANKKIGLSIKAYEENLDPSEIEDVQLDDESKEEGESS
- the cmk gene encoding (d)CMP kinase, translated to MIVAIDGPAGSGKSTVARMVARRLKFRYIETGSMYRAVAWKANQLGLDPKNREETAKVAANLNIEFQPAEDGSQRVFVEGKELTRDLKNETVGRMAAVVAANPEVREILVSKQREMGKKHDVVMDGRDIGTVVFPDAQKKFYLDADPVERARRRYDEMKAANANLDFDQIVEQVRQRDHEDKTRAASPLKAADDAVWIDTTSLSIDDVVEKMVRVIESTPEEMKSKS
- a CDS encoding prephenate dehydrogenase — translated: MQPFSKITIIGVGLLGASLAKVCKERKLADNIAGFGRSADNLKRAGEQGVIDHGTTDLKDAVAGADLVVLCSPVASIADRFREMAPHLSAGCLVTDVGSVKAPLVRDIEPLLPEGVHYVPAHPIAGAEKSGLDASTADLYEGARCILTPTENTDPAALERIQKFWEAVGMRVQILTADEHDFIYGAVSHLPHVVAFALINAIGQLKTSDQEDILNLSAGGLRDITRIASSDPVMWRDICLANKTHVLDLIGRFSQSLEDIRKQIEQGDGAGLEKSFKNANGHRGKLVGQNS
- the pheA gene encoding prephenate dehydratase, yielding MGKIDEIRDRIDKIDEKLLELFNRRADLAIKIGKEKSKRNESNHFHVPHREREIFERMKRLNTGPLPAHSIESIFREIFSATLALEKPLRIAYLGPETTFSHQAAIKAFGHSSAFEPAASIESIFSMVERGHVDYGIVPIENSTEGVVNLTLDCFVDSNLYISDEVLLGINLYLLSKTGNLDDIKEIYSHPQPFAQCRSWLNRHAAGIDQIPTSSTAVAAEVASKHKHAAAIAGKLAAEFYDLKIIAEKIEDRAQNTTRFLVIGKEPAKKAKRNKTSVMFSIQDEAGSLLKILQVFGRNEINLTKIQSRPLRNRSWEYLFFVDFEGHIDDPGIDKVIKTVSKRCMYFRVLGSYPWNG
- a CDS encoding MTH1187 family thiamine-binding protein; translation: MILLEFSMSPMDKGESLSPYVSRSLDIVSKSGIPYRLTPMGTCLEGEWDEVMGVIKQCYEKMSSDCNRITCSIKIDYRKGKSGRLDSKIASVEKHLGREVNK
- a CDS encoding GNAT family N-acetyltransferase produces the protein MEAFSKDDLPGLKTLSEEAGWEHTQADWEAILESGYVCGERDASGTPTACGALFDYGPALCTLGMLLVTPSRQKKGVGKKIVQHLLDRREPQNKPMMLVAGSRLKEYYEKLGFHEVERIHKLEAPPNTPPPVSTFSLQQSIQPLMEQDLAPVLSVDQQVVGADRSQLLRIRYRQTEKTLRITNPQGTLLGYAMGVKQDKQLLIGPLIAFNRFSAIDLISALMEEHNGGPVRIDVSSRRKDLVQTLLDAGFKELDTQPVMVKDAPSLPGKRDHLFALASQAWG
- the glnD gene encoding [protein-PII] uridylyltransferase, which produces MNKPSLLQFEFGADFAQLEAIPEDPRQRAPYFKRLKSFLNTSRDKIKDWHRSGAGGREVIQAHCGLIDETIKHVVLAIDGLESFRNETMSDRFALAAVGGYGRGELNPCSDIDLLFLLNKKMDKKLDAFIQEIISVLWGIGLEIGHSCRTLKECQSLARDDSTVRTSMIETRFLTGDRALYGRLWDTVYKTVLKKHAQEYLSTTLRQFFSRPASGEGVTSHPEPDIKNGPGGLRDYHVAMWAVAMCFDGASLSEINREDILDAEELQTIKKSVNFLLRVRNELHYLTGKKADVLTRSIQMDLAHHLGFEGHGAVAVERFMREYFRHATHIRTISEAVLHRCLESRPLIQKVITSFQQKKLGHGFFAYKSQLRVADHADDIFAKDRSLLLTAFTLCRDHKLEPGAHLKRLIRLNKHLLNEDFIRGRQAISFLFDLLRSNQAFPQLRQLHEAGVLGQLLPEFEESLFEVHYDFYHRYTSDEHALRMVRFLEELETSKEINLDKLKQVYTGLADRSILKLACLLQTFGNRPDELNGGEQKSPLTEVSQRLQLTPKQEGTLHFLVKHKNMMNELAFHHDIHHPPTIRELGRLTGQTERLDLLLLMSYADLRAVAPETWTDWKNILLTELYHRTRNYLMRPESIDEKPKATRNAVYSLLADEFDRSVISDHMESMPEDYFLTESSEDIADHIRLIQNMGERPFSLKATYHEKGGFYNLVVAGPSDIHLFKNLVGTLTAKAMNILGAQIFAGNDGLTILIIQVSAREIQNVHDDVPAVWREVEDNVIRVLERKTTLTELLRNRTRFHKKSRENEGIEPKIQIENFPEDRFTRVRIEARDHPGMLYKIVYTLAQFGIELHRAKIATRGGRGIDIFSVSLRGGKILFQPLIQRIKEQIIQSLLVEKLEELP